Genomic window (Dictyoglomus thermophilum H-6-12):
TTAAAGTATTATCTTCCTCCTTCCATGTCATATCAGAAAGTTTCACGAAATTTTTACTATCATTTTTTTCTTCATCTCCCCCATATTTTAATGGAAATTCTAATATCAGTTTTCCTAATTCCTTTTTTATATTCGGTTCTAAAACTTGTTTCTTGAATTCGATGACTACTCTTACTACGTATGGAGCCACAGTAAACTGAGAATATCTTATACTTTTTATGTATGGATCATTTAACTTCACTTCTCCTTTGTTGTCAATAAAAACTACACTTTGGAGATCTAACACAAAGCGTGGAGGAGAGTCTAAATTTAAAGTGTTAAAGTTTATCTTGGATTTTCCTCTCAGATTTATCGTTAATACGCCCTTTGAATATTTCACGCCAGATAATTCGTTTACTATGTAAAGAATGTTATTTTTCAGATAAACTCTATATCCCAAAAGCCTATAGAAGGAAGAAAGAGGAAAATAGACAGTGTTATCTTCTTTTAAAAGAGGATTTATCAGAGCTGCAGATTTTCCATACAAAGATACTTTTTTTTCTCCTATTTTAGCTACGAAAAATTCATTATTAGACTCGTAGAAATAAACTTTATCATCAATTTGTTTATAAAAATAGCCAAAAGTTGAAGAGAATAAGGGTAAAGGAATATAAATATCGTTATTTATCTCCTTAAGGGTGGTAAGAATTTTAACTCTTTCTCCTAAATAGTCGATTTCGAGAAAGGATAATTCATTACCAAGGATATAATTGCTAACTAGTAAAAACAAAATAAAAAACAAAACAAATGACCATTTCCTACAGTGCATTCTCTTAATAACGCTTCCTTTCCCACTATAAACTTCATTTTAATATTTTTGGTGGAGGCGGCGGGAGTCGAACCCGCGTCCAGAGAGCAAGAATCAAAAGCCTCTACAAGCTTAGCGGGAGTTTTAACTTTTCGGCACTTACAGACTCCCTCCCGCAGGATTCTGTAAGCACCTATCCCCTACATCTTTCCCTTCCTTAGGGGAGTCGGAAGGGGCAGCTGGCTCATTATGACACCCTTCTAACCCTGCCAGCCCGGGTTAGAAGAGCGTAGCTGCTAAATTAAGCAGCTAATGCTAAATTTGTGTTGGCACTTCTTTTTTGCCGTTGTTTTACGAGGTAACGGCACCTCGGCTTGCAGCTTTTGATCCTTGTACTCCCTGTCGAAACCAATCGCCCCCACTAATATTTTAACTTATATAATCTCTCCAATTCACGTCTTTCTTCTCTTTCTGCTATATCTCTTCTTTTATCGTAAAGCTTCTTACCCTTTGCAAGACCCAATTCTACCTTTGCCCAACCCCGCTCGTTAAAGTATATAGAAAGTGGTATCAAAGTCAAGCCTCTTTCTTTTACTTTCCCTACCAGATATGCAATCTCATCTTTATTGAGAAGAAGCTTTCTCGGTCTCTTAGGATCATGATTATAAATATTTCCATGTTCATAAGGACTTATATGCAAATTATAAATCCAAACCTCACCATTTTTAACATCTGCATAACTATCTTGCAAACTCACCTTACCGTTCCTAAGAGATTTAACTTCGGTACCCGTCAGAGCTATTCCAGCCTCAAAGGTCTCTAGGATGGAATAATCATGTCTTGCTTTTCTATTAACCGCTACAATCTTTTTTCCCTTTGCCATTTCCGATATTAATTATATCAAATTTTATTCAGAATATCCAAAAGGATGCTTTTTCATCCAATTCCAAGCAGTTGAAATCATGGTTTCCAAATCATTAAATTTAGGTTTCCATTTAAGATTCTTTTTTATCTTATTAGAACTCGCAATAAGTACCGCAGGATCCCCTGGTCTTCTCTGTCCTTCCTTAACTGGGATCTTTTGTCCTACAACTTTTTCAGCAATACTGATTACTTCCCTCACCGAATATCCTCTCTCGTTGCCCAAATTAAAAATTTCTGAGCTCATCCCATCAAAGAGCGCCTCTAAAGCAAGAATATGAGCTTCAGCCAGATCTACTACATGAATATAATCTCTTATACATGTACCATCAGGAGTTGGATAATCAGTTCCATATATCTCCACATACTCCCTTTGACCTAACGCAGTCTTCAAAACTATAGGTATTAGGTGAGTTTCAGGTCTATGATCTTCACCAAGCTCTCCTTCAGGATCTGCTCCTGCAGCATTGAAATATCTCAAAGAAACGTATTTAATGCCATATATTCTGTCATACCAATTAAGTATTTCTTCGAACATTAACTTAGAAGAACCATAGACATTAGTAGGATTCTTAGGATGATCTTCGGGTATCGGAATTACTTGAGGTTCCCCATAAACAGCAGCGGTAGAAGAAAAGATAAAGTATTTTATGTTATGATCTTTCATTAGTTCTAATAGATTTAAACCGCCCAATATATTATTCTCGTAATACTTGAAAGGCTCTCTCATAGACTCACCTACAGTACTTAGTGCAGCAAAATGCATTATCGCATCAATCTCATATTTTTCAAAAACACCTTTCAAAAGATTTTTTTCCTTTAGGTCTACGTTTTCAAAATAAGGTGTTAGAACTGCTTTTTTATGACCTTTTTGTAAGTTATCAAGCACTACAACTTTATAACCTTTTTTAAGTAGCTCTTTTACCACATGACTTCCTATATATCCTGCTCCACCTGTAACGAGTATAACTCCCATAACTACCCTCCATTTTTCTTATAAAACTCTCTTATAGATTCGATTACATAATATACCTCTTCATCAGTAAGTTCAGGCCACATGGGTAGTGCTAATACCTCTTCACTTGCCTTTTCTGCCTCAGGAAAATCACCCTTCTTGTATCCTAAATCCTCATAGCATTTTTGCAAATGTAATGGCAATGGATAGTATATTGCTGTTCCAATACCCTTAGAAGCCAAATAATTTTGAAGTTCGTCTCTCTTTTTTACCCTTATTACATACTGATGATAAACATGTTTTAAATAAGGCTTTTCTTCTGGAACTATTATGTCCAACTCTTTCAAGTTTTCAGAATATATTCTTGCAATTTCTCTCCTTCTCTCTATCCAAGAATCTAAATACCTTAATTTTACTCTTAATATTACTGCTTGAATTTCATCCAATCTGCTATTATGACCTATCATTTCATGATAATACTTCTTAGAACTACCATGTACCCTCAAAAGTTTGGCTTTTTCATAAACTTCTTCGTTGTTAGTAGTAATAAGACCACCATCTCCATAGCCACCTAAATTTTTTGTAGGAAAAAAGCTAAAACAACCAGTATCTCCAATACTACCCGCCTTTTTCCCTTTGTACTCCGCACCTATTGCTTGGCAAGCATCTTCAACAATAAAAAGATCATATTTTTCTGCAAGATAAGTTAAATCATCCATTTCAGCCATTTGACCAAAGAGGTGTACAGGGATTATCCCTTTTGTCTTAGGAGAAATAGCATCTTCAACTTTCTCTGGATCTATGTTATAAGTAACAGGATCGATATCTACAAAAACTGGTTTCGCCTTCAACAAGGATATTACCTCTGAAGTAGCGAAAAAAGTAAAGGGAGTAGTTATGACCTCATCCCCTTCTTTTATTCCTAAAGCTTCTAAAGATATAAGCAGAGCATCAGTACCCGACGCAACACCCAAACTATATTTTGTATTACAATAATTAGCCAGTTCTTTTTCCAACAAACTAACATTCTCCCCTAAGATAAATTGACCTTTTGAAAATGTCTGTTCTAAAAGAGGCAAAAGTTCATTCGAA
Coding sequences:
- a CDS encoding DegT/DnrJ/EryC1/StrS family aminotransferase, producing MKIPAFDLTRQYKKISNELLPLLEQTFSKGQFILGENVSLLEKELANYCNTKYSLGVASGTDALLISLEALGIKEGDEVITTPFTFFATSEVISLLKAKPVFVDIDPVTYNIDPEKVEDAISPKTKGIIPVHLFGQMAEMDDLTYLAEKYDLFIVEDACQAIGAEYKGKKAGSIGDTGCFSFFPTKNLGGYGDGGLITTNNEEVYEKAKLLRVHGSSKKYYHEMIGHNSRLDEIQAVILRVKLRYLDSWIERRREIARIYSENLKELDIIVPEEKPYLKHVYHQYVIRVKKRDELQNYLASKGIGTAIYYPLPLHLQKCYEDLGYKKGDFPEAEKASEEVLALPMWPELTDEEVYYVIESIREFYKKNGG
- the smpB gene encoding SsrA-binding protein SmpB, whose translation is MAKGKKIVAVNRKARHDYSILETFEAGIALTGTEVKSLRNGKVSLQDSYADVKNGEVWIYNLHISPYEHGNIYNHDPKRPRKLLLNKDEIAYLVGKVKERGLTLIPLSIYFNERGWAKVELGLAKGKKLYDKRRDIAEREERRELERLYKLKY
- the galE gene encoding UDP-glucose 4-epimerase GalE, whose translation is MGVILVTGGAGYIGSHVVKELLKKGYKVVVLDNLQKGHKKAVLTPYFENVDLKEKNLLKGVFEKYEIDAIMHFAALSTVGESMREPFKYYENNILGGLNLLELMKDHNIKYFIFSSTAAVYGEPQVIPIPEDHPKNPTNVYGSSKLMFEEILNWYDRIYGIKYVSLRYFNAAGADPEGELGEDHRPETHLIPIVLKTALGQREYVEIYGTDYPTPDGTCIRDYIHVVDLAEAHILALEALFDGMSSEIFNLGNERGYSVREVISIAEKVVGQKIPVKEGQRRPGDPAVLIASSNKIKKNLKWKPKFNDLETMISTAWNWMKKHPFGYSE